A single Glycine soja cultivar W05 chromosome 14, ASM419377v2, whole genome shotgun sequence DNA region contains:
- the LOC114383358 gene encoding uncharacterized protein LOC114383358, with the protein MAKISLALVFALVVTVPFHSVMGQDDAWKSIIDQAKDEASKAGLSEDTIFGAEKAITDGSAEKVAEDALGEGSLDDWVKQAKDMTNGESSPSGAPEDLPDDEEEDNLLETPELAPKIAPSKAPVGAPTDAPSAAPQAQTPSATTL; encoded by the exons ATGGCAAAGATATCATTAGCTTTGGTATTTGCATTGGTGGTGACTGTACCATTTCATTCAGTTATGGGTCAGGATGATGCATGGAAAAGTATAATAGACCAAGCAAAAGATGAAGCAAGCAAAGCAGGTCTCTCTGAAGATACAATATTCGGGGCTGAGAAGGCTATAACAGATGGTTCTGCCGAAAAGGTTGCTGAGGATGCCTTGGGTGAAGGATCTTTGGATGATTGGGTTAAACAAGCCAA AGATATGACCAACGGTGAAAGTTCACCCTCTGGGGCACCAGAAGATTTaccagatgatgaagaagaggaCAATCTTCTAGAGACACCAGAATTGGCACCAAAAATTGCACCATCAAAGGCACCCGTAGGAGCACCAACAGATGCACCATCTGCCGCACCCCAAGCACAAACTCCCTCTGCAACAACATTATAA
- the LOC114384205 gene encoding sugar transporter ERD6-like 6 yields the protein MSLREDNVEGRDLKKPFLHTGSWYRMSGRQSSVFGSTQAIRDSSISVFACVLIVALGPIQFGFTAGYTSPTQSAIINDLGLSVSEFSLFGSLSNVGAMVGAIASGQIAEYIGRKGSLMIASIPNIIGWLAISFAKDSSFLYMGRLLEGFGVGIISYTVPVYIAEISPPNLRGGLVSVNQLSVTIGIMLAYLLGIFVEWRILAIIGILPCTILIPGLFFIPESPRWLAKMGMTEEFETSLQVLRGFETDISVEVNEIKRAVASTNRRTTVRFADLKQRRYWLPLMIGIGLLILQQLSGINGVLFYSSTIFRSAGISSSDAATFGVGAVQVLATSLTLWLADKSGRRLLLIVSASGMAFSLLVVAISFYVKASISEISSLYGILSTLSLVGVVAMVITFSLGMGAMPWIIMSEILPINIKGLAGSVATLSNWLFSWLVTLTANMLLDWSSGGTFTIYAVVCALTVVFVTIWVPETKGKTIEEIQWSFR from the exons atgagtTTGAGGGAAGACAATGTAGAGGGAAGGGATCTGAAGAAGCCATTTCTTCACACAGGAAGTTGGTATCGTATGAGTGGGAGACAATCCAGTGTGTTTGGTTCCACACAGGCCATTCGTGATTCCTCCATCTCTGTCTTTGCTTGTGTTCTAATCGTTGCTTTGGGTCCAATTCAGTTTGGTTTCACT GCTGGTTACACCTCACCTACACAATCTGCTATCATCAATGACCTAGGCCTCTCAGTCTCTGAG TTTTCTTTGTTTGGTTCTTTGTCCAATGTGGGTGCCATGGTTGGAGCAATAGCCAGTGGTCAGATTGCCGAGTACATAGGGCGCAAAGGG TCTTTGATGATTGCATCCATTCCAAATATTATTGGTTGGCTGGCTATCTCATTTGCAAAA gattcttcttttctttatatggGAAGATTGTTGGAAGGGTTTGGGGTAGGAATAATATCTTACACg GTGCCTGTGTACATAGCTGAGATATCACCTCCAAACTTGAGGGGGGGTTTGGTTTCAGTTAACCAG CTCTCTGTCACCATTGGAATTATGCTGGCATATCTGCTGGGGATTTTTGTTGAATGGAGAATCCTTGCAATTATAG GAATTTTACCCTGTACAATATTGATACCTGGCCTATTTTTCATTCCCGAGTCCCCTAGATGGCTG GCAAAAATGGGAATGACAGAAGAATTTGAAACTTCCTTGCAAGTGCTCCGAGGCTTTGAGACTGATATTTCTGTTGAAGTGAATGAAATTAAG AGGgctgttgcttcaacaaacagaAGAACTACAGTTCGATTTGCAGACCTCAAACAAAGAAGATATTGGCTTCCCTTAATG ATTGGAATTGGACTGCTTATTTTGCAACAGCTTTCTGGAATTAATGGTGTTCTTTTTTATTCCAGTACAATCTTTCGAAGTGCTG GAATTAGTTCGAGTGATGCAGCAACATTCGGAGTTGGTGCTGTTCAG GTTCTTGCCACCAGTTTAACTTTGTGGTTGGCTGACAAATCTGGTCGCCGGCTTCTCCTTATT GTCTCTGCATCTGGAATGGCTTTTAGTCTCTTAGTTGTTGCAATCTCATTCTACGTGAAg GCTAGTATATCAGAAATTTCTTCCTTGTATGGGATACTGAGCACCTTGTCGCTGGTTGGAGTTGTG GCCATGGTTATTACATTCTCTCTAGGAATGGGAGCTATGCCATGGATTATAATGTCTGAG ATTCTTCCAATAAACATTAAAGGCCTCGCGGGAAGTGTTGCAACACTTTCCAACTGGTTGTTCTCCTGGTTGGTTACATTGACAGCAAATATGCTCTTGGACTGGAGCTCTGGAG GAACCTTCACCATATATGCAGTTGTATGTGCCTTGACTGTAGTATTTGTTACCATTTGGGTCCCTGAGACAAAGGGAAAAACTATTGAAGAAATCCAATGGTCTTTCAGATGA
- the LOC114384894 gene encoding 3-ketoacyl-CoA synthase 4-like, whose product MTVTMSGEEEAAVGVQIQQKSRMVLPDFLQSVNLKYVKLGYHYLISNLVTLFLVPLILVTLIQVSQTTDLRHLWLHLQYNLLTILTCSAVLVFGLTLYAVTCPRPVYLLDSACFRPADHLKAPFRSFMDHSRLTGDFEESSLEFQRKILERSGLGEETYVPDAMHSIPPQPSMAAARAEAEQVMFGALDNLFQSTNIKPKDIGILIVNCSLFNPTPSLSSMIVNKYKLRGNIRSFNLGGMGCSAGVIAVDLAKDLLQVHRNTYAVVVSTENITQNWYFGNKKSMLIPNCLFRVGCSVLLLSNKPADRRRAKYRLVHVVRTHRGADDKAFRCVYQEQDDAGKTGVSLSKDLMAIAGGALKTNITTLGPLVLPISEQLLFFVTLLMKKLFKADVKPYIPDFKLAFDHFCIHAGGRAVIDELEKNLQLLPEHVEASRMTLHRFGNTSSSSIWYELAYIEAKGRIKKGNRIWQIAFGSGFKCNSAVWQALRNVRPSPNGPWEDCIDKYPVEIVS is encoded by the coding sequence ATGACAGTGACGATgagtggagaagaagaagctgcggTGGGAGTTCAGATCCAACAGAAGAGCAGAATGGTGCTCCCAGATTTCCTCCAGAGCGTGAATCTCAAGTACGTGAAATTAGGTTACCACTACTTGATCTCCAACCTCGTTACCCTATTCCTGGTCCCTTTGATCCTCGTCACGCTAATCCAGGTCTCTCAGACCACCGACCTCCGCCACCTCTGGCTCCACCTCCAGTACAACCTCCTCACCATCCTCACCTGCTCCGCCGTCCTCGTCTTCGGCCTCACCCTCTACGCCGTCACCTGCCCACGCCCCGTCTACCTCCTCGACTCCGCCTGCTTCCGCCCCGCCGACCACCTCAAGGCCCCCTTCCGGAGCTTCATGGATCACTCCCGCCTCACGGGAGACTTCGAGGAGTCCTCCCTGGAGTTCCAGCGGAAGATCCTCGAACGCTCTGGCCTCGGGGAGGAAACCTACGTCCCCGACGCCATGCACTCTATTCCGCCCCAGCCCTCCATGGCCGCTGCCAGGGCCGAGGCGGAACAGGTCATGTTTGGTGCCTTGGACAACCTCTTCCAAAGCACCAACATAAAACCAAAGGATATTGGTATCCTTATTGTGAATTGCAGCTTGTTTAACCCTACCCCCTCACTGTCTTCCATGATTGTTAACAAGTACAAATTAAGGGGTAACATTAGGAGCTTTAATTTGGGAGGGATGGGGTGCAGTGCTGGAGTCATTGCTGTTGATCTTGCTAAGGACCTTTTGCAGGTCCATAGGAACACATATGCTGTGGTTGTTAGCACTGAGAACATTACTCAGAATTGGTACTTTGGGAACAAGAAATCCATGCTCATTCCCAATTGCCTTTTTCGCGTTGGCTGCTCCGTGCTGCTGCTCTCCAACAAGCCGGCGGATCGAAGGAGGGCAAAGTACCGGCTTGTCCATGTTGTGAGGACTCATCGCGGTGCGGACGACAAGGCATTCCGGTGTGTTTACCAGGAGCAGGATGATGCAGGGAAGACTGGTGTTTCCTTGTCTAAGGATTTGATGGCAATTGCTGGTGGAGCATTGAAGACCAACATCACAACACTTGGCCCTTTGGTGCTGCCAATTAGTGAGCAGCTTCTGTTTTTCGTGACTCTGCTGATGAAGAAGTTGTTTAAGGCTGATGTGAAGCCTTACATACCGGATTTCAAGCTTGCTTTTGATCATTTCTGCATCCATGCCGGGGGCAGGGCCGTGATTGATGAGTTGGAGAAGAACCTGCAGCTGCTTCCTGAGCATGTGGAGGCTTCTAGAATGACCCTTCATAGATTTGGGAACACTTCCTCAAGCTCCATTTGGTATGAGTTGGCTTACATTGAAGCCAAAGGGAGGATCAAGAAGGGTAACAGGATTTGGCAAATTGCTTTTGGGAGTGGTTTCAAATGTAACAGTGCGGTTTGGCAGGCTCTGAGAAATGTGAGGCCTTCTCCTAATGGACCATGGGAAGATTGCATTGATAAGTATCCTGTGGAAATAGTCTCATAG
- the LOC114384895 gene encoding uncharacterized protein LOC114384895 isoform X3 — protein sequence MRVKVCLWLTFIVKCDLEVAVYEGVIREKPTSKEEARQFLKDYSGKLAATVGSVLVTNLKTGLRKGDLDRVDVGTTDSMMGLPKALTEKLLKEAL from the exons ATGAG AGTCAAAGTTTGCTTATGGCTTACATTCATTGTCAAATGTGATTTGGAGGTGGCGGTGTATGAAGGTGTGATTAGGGAAAAGCCAACTAGCAAAGAAGAAGCTCGACAATTCTTGAAAG ATTATTCTGGAAAGCTTGCTGCAACTGTGGGATCTGTACTAGTTACTAACCTCAAAACAGGACTGAGAAAAGGAGATTTGGATCGTGTAGAC GTTGGGACAACCGACAGTATGATGGGACTCCCCAAAGCTCTGACTGAAAAACTGTTGAAGGAGGCCCTGTAG
- the LOC114384895 gene encoding uncharacterized protein LOC114384895 isoform X2 — protein sequence MDSEHVLILLESRETLERVKVCLWLTFIVKCDLEVAVYEGVIREKPTSKEEARQFLKDYSGKLAATVGSVLVTNLKTGLRKGDLDRVDVGTTDSMMGLPKALTEKLLKEAL from the exons ATGGATTCCGAACATGTACTAATTCTGCTAGAGAGTAGAGAAACCTTAGAAAG AGTCAAAGTTTGCTTATGGCTTACATTCATTGTCAAATGTGATTTGGAGGTGGCGGTGTATGAAGGTGTGATTAGGGAAAAGCCAACTAGCAAAGAAGAAGCTCGACAATTCTTGAAAG ATTATTCTGGAAAGCTTGCTGCAACTGTGGGATCTGTACTAGTTACTAACCTCAAAACAGGACTGAGAAAAGGAGATTTGGATCGTGTAGAC GTTGGGACAACCGACAGTATGATGGGACTCCCCAAAGCTCTGACTGAAAAACTGTTGAAGGAGGCCCTGTAG
- the LOC114384895 gene encoding uncharacterized protein LOC114384895 isoform X1, which produces MDSEHVLILLESRETLERVKVCLWLTFIVKCDLEVAVYEGVIREKPTSKEEARQFLKDYSGKLAATVGSVLVTNLKTGLRKGDLDRVDVLFSPTFAILVGTTDSMMGLPKALTEKLLKEAL; this is translated from the exons ATGGATTCCGAACATGTACTAATTCTGCTAGAGAGTAGAGAAACCTTAGAAAG AGTCAAAGTTTGCTTATGGCTTACATTCATTGTCAAATGTGATTTGGAGGTGGCGGTGTATGAAGGTGTGATTAGGGAAAAGCCAACTAGCAAAGAAGAAGCTCGACAATTCTTGAAAG ATTATTCTGGAAAGCTTGCTGCAACTGTGGGATCTGTACTAGTTACTAACCTCAAAACAGGACTGAGAAAAGGAGATTTGGATCGTGTAGACGTATTATTCTCCCCTACCTTTGCTATCTTG GTTGGGACAACCGACAGTATGATGGGACTCCCCAAAGCTCTGACTGAAAAACTGTTGAAGGAGGCCCTGTAG
- the LOC114384895 gene encoding uncharacterized protein LOC114384895 isoform X4: protein MDSEHVLILLESRETLERVKVCLWLTFIVKCDLEVAVYEGVIREKPTSKEEARQFLKDYSGKLAATVGSVLVTNLKTGLRKGDLDRVDLDLCLG from the exons ATGGATTCCGAACATGTACTAATTCTGCTAGAGAGTAGAGAAACCTTAGAAAG AGTCAAAGTTTGCTTATGGCTTACATTCATTGTCAAATGTGATTTGGAGGTGGCGGTGTATGAAGGTGTGATTAGGGAAAAGCCAACTAGCAAAGAAGAAGCTCGACAATTCTTGAAAG ATTATTCTGGAAAGCTTGCTGCAACTGTGGGATCTGTACTAGTTACTAACCTCAAAACAGGACTGAGAAAAGGAGATTTGGATCGTGTAGAC ttggaCTTGTGTTTAGGTTGA
- the LOC114383027 gene encoding protein RADIALIS-like 4 isoform X1, which translates to MASSSAWTTKQNKKFENALAIYDRDTPDRWQNLARAVGGKTVEEVKRHYEMLVDDLKQIEEGHVPLPNYRNAAATGGGSIRGYSYMDEEQRMKVLSLH; encoded by the exons ATGGCCTCAAGCTCAGCTTGGACAACAAAGCAGAACAAAAAGTTTGAGAATGCTTTGGCCATCTACGACAGGGATACCCCCGATCGGTGGCAGAACTTGGCCAGGGCGGTGGGAGGTAAGACTGTGGAGGAAGTGAAAAGGCACTATGAGATGCTCGTTGATGATTTGAAGCAGATTGAAGAAGGTCACGTGCCCTTGCCCAATTACAGAAATGCTGCTGCAACAGGAGGAGGCAGCATCAGAGGTTATAGTTACATGGATGAAGAACAAag GATGAAGGTTCTAAGCCTCCACTGA
- the LOC114383027 gene encoding protein RADIALIS-like 1 isoform X2 — protein sequence MASSSAWTTKQNKKFENALAIYDRDTPDRWQNLARAVGGKTVEEVKRHYEMLVDDLKQIEEGHVPLPNYRNAAATGGGSIRG from the exons ATGGCCTCAAGCTCAGCTTGGACAACAAAGCAGAACAAAAAGTTTGAGAATGCTTTGGCCATCTACGACAGGGATACCCCCGATCGGTGGCAGAACTTGGCCAGGGCGGTGGGAGGTAAGACTGTGGAGGAAGTGAAAAGGCACTATGAGATGCTCGTTGATGATTTGAAGCAGATTGAAGAAGGTCACGTGCCCTTGCCCAATTACAGAAATGCTGCTGCAACAGGAGGAGGCAGCATCAGAG GATGA